A region of Ferrimicrobium sp. DNA encodes the following proteins:
- the rplC gene encoding 50S ribosomal protein L3 gives MASKTVVGEKVGMTQVWVDNDHVVPVTVIRVLPARVLRHKTLDRDGYEAVQVAVGVVQPSRLTKPVLGQFTTRGVEPGRKIMEFRLEGSQELAVGAAIDASAINSGDRVDVVATSRGHGFSGGMKRHNFKGQGGSHGNHKKHRAPGSIGACATPARVFKGTRMAGQYGSERTTIMNLEVVRSEPDRQLLLIKGAVPGPRGGMVVIRDTVKGGKRA, from the coding sequence ATGGCTAGTAAAACAGTGGTTGGCGAGAAAGTCGGCATGACCCAAGTCTGGGTCGATAACGATCATGTCGTTCCGGTCACGGTAATTCGCGTGCTACCCGCACGGGTCCTACGGCACAAGACGCTGGATCGCGATGGGTATGAGGCGGTTCAGGTTGCCGTCGGCGTAGTGCAGCCGTCGCGGCTGACGAAGCCGGTGCTAGGTCAGTTCACCACCAGGGGTGTTGAGCCAGGTCGCAAAATCATGGAGTTTCGCCTTGAGGGTTCTCAAGAGCTGGCCGTTGGTGCGGCTATCGACGCGTCCGCTATCAATAGCGGCGACAGAGTTGATGTGGTGGCCACCAGCAGGGGACATGGGTTCTCGGGTGGAATGAAGCGACACAACTTCAAGGGTCAAGGTGGAAGCCACGGTAACCATAAGAAGCACAGGGCACCCGGCTCCATCGGTGCCTGTGCGACGCCAGCGCGCGTGTTCAAGGGTACGCGGATGGCCGGTCAATACGGTAGTGAGCGAACCACCATTATGAATCTCGAGGTCGTGCGATCAGAGCCCGATCGCCAATTGCTCTTGATCAAAGGGGCGGTTCCAGGACCGAGGGGCGGCATGGTCGTTATCCGGGACACAGTGAAGGGTGGGAAACGAGCATGA
- the rpsL gene encoding 30S ribosomal protein S12, with protein MPTISQLVRKGRESKRTKTKTPALKGSPQRRGVCTRVYTATPKKPNSALRKVARVRLTSGVEVTAYIPGIGHNLQEHSIVLVRGGRVKDLPGVRYKIVRGSLDSAGVKNRKQARSRYGAKREK; from the coding sequence TTGCCTACCATTTCACAGTTAGTTAGGAAAGGTCGCGAGTCCAAGCGGACGAAGACCAAGACACCAGCGTTGAAGGGATCCCCACAACGACGAGGCGTATGTACGCGGGTTTACACTGCGACTCCGAAGAAGCCGAACTCGGCGCTGCGTAAGGTAGCACGCGTGCGCCTTACGTCCGGTGTTGAGGTAACGGCGTATATCCCAGGGATCGGTCATAATCTTCAAGAGCACTCTATCGTGCTCGTGAGGGGTGGGCGCGTGAAGGATCTTCCCGGTGTTCGTTACAAGATCGTCCGAGGATCGCTTGATTCGGCTGGAGTAAAGAATCGTAAGCAGGCTCGTAGCCGGTACGGTGCGAAGAGGGAGAAGTAG
- the rplD gene encoding 50S ribosomal protein L4 has protein sequence MTLQAKVVNVSGVLEGEIELVGDVFGVSANVGLLHQVVVAEEANRRRGTHSTKTRAEVSGGGAKPFRQKGTGNARQGSTRAPQFTGGGIVHGPRPRSYAQATPKKMVRAALRQALSDRAQGEAIFVLRGDLASPSTKAAVNIVRGAGLDGKGIALVVLPGESSIVRSFRNLPDFMITTPASLLTRTVLTSDVVFFTEAALTATVARLSQREGE, from the coding sequence ATGACGTTGCAAGCCAAGGTTGTCAATGTTTCCGGTGTTCTCGAGGGTGAAATTGAACTCGTCGGTGATGTTTTTGGAGTGTCCGCTAATGTTGGTCTCCTCCACCAAGTAGTTGTAGCCGAGGAGGCAAATCGTCGGCGGGGTACTCACTCTACTAAGACGCGCGCAGAGGTCTCGGGCGGCGGCGCCAAGCCGTTCCGTCAAAAGGGAACCGGTAACGCCCGTCAAGGATCGACGCGGGCGCCGCAGTTCACTGGTGGTGGTATCGTCCATGGACCAAGGCCGCGCAGCTATGCGCAGGCGACACCCAAGAAGATGGTACGCGCGGCGTTACGGCAGGCGCTCAGTGATCGAGCCCAAGGGGAAGCCATATTCGTCCTTCGCGGTGACCTAGCGTCGCCGTCGACGAAGGCCGCCGTGAACATCGTGCGAGGTGCGGGTCTTGATGGCAAAGGTATAGCCCTCGTGGTGCTTCCAGGTGAGTCCTCGATTGTTCGGAGCTTCCGCAATCTTCCGGATTTCATGATTACGACACCGGCATCGTTGCTGACACGTACGGTGTTGACGAGTGACGTGGTGTTCTTCACGGAGGCCGCGTTGACGGCCACCGTGGCACGTTTGAGCCAGAGAGAGGGTGAGTAG
- the rplB gene encoding 50S ribosomal protein L2 — protein sequence MAIRRRKPTSAGRRFQSVSTFDELTKKAPEKSLLEPKSSTGGRNSKGRKTARHRGGGHKQQYRIIDFKRTKDGVPATVAAIEYDPNRNARIALLHYHDGEKRYILAPRGLKVGDKVQSGVGADITVGNALPLRAIPVGSVVHNVELRPGQGGKIARSAGMSVQLVGRDEVYATLRLPSTEMRRVPADARATIGEVGNAEFELLSVGKAGRNRWKGVRPQTRGVAMNPVDHPLGGGEGKTSGGRHPVSPWGKPEGRTRRAHRDSDQLIIRRRRGRGARR from the coding sequence ATGGCGATCCGTAGACGCAAGCCGACGAGCGCGGGACGACGTTTTCAGTCTGTCTCCACGTTCGACGAGCTGACGAAGAAGGCTCCAGAGAAGTCACTGCTCGAACCGAAGTCGAGCACTGGTGGGCGTAACTCCAAGGGACGCAAGACCGCGCGCCACCGTGGGGGCGGCCACAAGCAGCAGTACCGCATCATCGACTTTAAGCGCACCAAAGACGGTGTCCCGGCTACCGTGGCAGCGATCGAGTATGATCCGAACCGTAATGCTCGAATCGCACTCTTGCATTATCACGATGGTGAAAAGCGCTACATTCTTGCTCCTCGAGGGTTGAAGGTTGGTGACAAGGTGCAATCGGGGGTGGGTGCCGACATCACGGTTGGCAATGCCCTCCCGTTGCGGGCCATTCCGGTCGGTTCGGTGGTGCACAATGTTGAGCTCCGGCCAGGACAGGGTGGCAAGATTGCGCGCTCTGCCGGTATGAGCGTCCAACTCGTTGGTCGAGATGAAGTGTACGCCACACTGCGACTGCCGTCTACTGAGATGCGCCGTGTCCCGGCAGATGCCCGGGCCACCATTGGTGAGGTCGGGAATGCTGAGTTCGAGCTCCTCTCGGTTGGTAAGGCCGGGCGCAATCGCTGGAAGGGCGTGCGACCACAGACACGTGGTGTCGCCATGAACCCGGTCGATCACCCGTTGGGTGGTGGAGAAGGCAAGACCTCGGGAGGCCGACACCCGGTCTCGCCGTGGGGCAAGCCTGAAGGACGTACTCGTCGCGCCCACCGTGATTCCGATCAACTTATTATTCGACGACGTCGCGGTCGTGGAGCCAGGAGATAA
- the rpsJ gene encoding 30S ribosomal protein S10, translated as MTDKQRIRIRIKGFDHEILEASTQRIVDTVTRTQGKVVGPVPLPTDIHRYTVIRSPHKYKDSREHFEMRIHKRLLDIVDHSAKTVDALKRLELPAGVDIEIKIQNV; from the coding sequence ATGACTGACAAGCAGCGAATCAGGATCAGGATCAAGGGTTTCGACCATGAAATCCTCGAAGCCTCGACACAGAGAATTGTTGATACGGTAACACGGACACAGGGTAAGGTCGTTGGGCCAGTGCCACTGCCGACCGATATCCATCGGTATACGGTGATCCGCTCACCGCACAAGTACAAGGATTCTCGAGAGCATTTTGAGATGCGGATTCACAAGCGGCTGCTCGATATCGTTGATCACTCGGCAAAGACCGTAGACGCGTTGAAGCGCCTCGAGTTGCCTGCGGGTGTCGATATCGAGATCAAAATCCAGAACGTGTAA
- the fusA gene encoding elongation factor G: MVTKREIPLERIRNIGIMAHIDAGKTTTTERILYYTGKNYKIGEVHEGAATMDWMPQEQERGITITSAATTAFWKDHRVNIIDTPGHVDFTVEVERSLRVLDGAVAVFDAVAGVEPQSETVWRQGNKYSVPRICFINKMDRVGANFERCVAMIKDRLDANPLVIQLPIGSESDFLGVIDLLRMEAIIWDEGMGDKFHTEAIPDNLLSAAEDAHRELIDVLSNFDDDLMELYIQDLEISPEFLQGAIRKATIANSLVPVLCGSAFKNKGVQPLLDAVVDFLPSPVDIKPAIGTSLSGAEEIEREPSDDAPFSALAFKIMTDPFVGKLTYFRVYSGTLEKGATVLNSTKDKKERLGRILLMHANHREDIDSVAAGDIVAAVGFKNTTTGDTLCDPAKPIILESLEFPDPVIHVAVEPKTKADQEKMSRALFALAEEDPTFRVRSDQETGQTVISGMGELHLEVLVDRMLREFKVDANVGKPQVAYRETIRKPVERIEERYVRQTGGRGQYGHVVINVEPLGAGSGYEFVDKITGGVIPKEYIPSVDAGIQEALSSGVLAGYPVEDLRVTLVFGSYHDVDSSEMAFRIAGSMAVKKAVRAANPVLLEPIMAVEVVTPDDYMGDVIGDLSSRRGRVEGMDQVGNNQVIRALVPLSEMFGYATDLRSKTQGRATYTMQFHAYQEVPDSIAAEIVRKVRGE, encoded by the coding sequence ATGGTTACCAAGCGAGAGATCCCTCTCGAGCGAATTCGCAATATCGGTATTATGGCCCACATTGATGCGGGCAAGACGACCACCACCGAACGGATTCTCTACTATACGGGCAAGAACTACAAAATCGGTGAGGTCCATGAAGGGGCCGCGACGATGGACTGGATGCCTCAAGAGCAGGAACGTGGTATCACCATTACCTCTGCTGCAACCACCGCGTTCTGGAAGGACCATCGAGTCAACATCATCGATACGCCGGGACACGTCGATTTCACGGTGGAGGTCGAGCGTTCGCTTCGAGTGTTGGACGGTGCCGTCGCTGTTTTCGATGCGGTTGCTGGCGTGGAGCCCCAATCCGAGACGGTGTGGCGCCAGGGCAACAAGTATTCGGTTCCGCGGATCTGTTTCATCAATAAGATGGATCGCGTTGGAGCGAACTTCGAGCGTTGCGTCGCGATGATCAAGGATCGGCTCGATGCCAATCCTTTGGTGATTCAGCTCCCGATTGGTTCGGAGAGTGACTTTCTGGGTGTCATTGACCTGCTTCGCATGGAGGCCATTATCTGGGATGAGGGCATGGGCGATAAGTTCCACACTGAAGCCATCCCGGACAATTTACTTAGCGCTGCAGAGGATGCCCACCGAGAGCTCATCGATGTGCTAAGTAATTTCGATGATGACCTGATGGAGCTCTATATCCAGGATCTGGAGATATCGCCTGAGTTTCTCCAAGGTGCGATTCGCAAGGCAACCATCGCCAACTCGCTGGTGCCGGTCCTGTGTGGGTCAGCCTTTAAGAACAAGGGTGTACAGCCATTGCTTGATGCCGTGGTTGACTTTCTCCCATCGCCGGTTGACATCAAGCCAGCAATTGGGACCAGTCTTTCGGGAGCCGAGGAAATTGAGCGAGAGCCGTCTGACGACGCGCCGTTCTCAGCCTTGGCGTTCAAGATCATGACTGACCCCTTTGTTGGGAAGCTGACCTATTTCCGGGTCTACTCCGGGACCCTTGAAAAAGGGGCGACGGTCTTGAACTCGACCAAGGACAAGAAAGAACGACTTGGTCGCATCCTGCTCATGCACGCCAATCACCGGGAGGATATCGATTCGGTGGCTGCCGGCGACATCGTAGCCGCGGTTGGGTTTAAAAATACGACGACGGGGGATACCCTCTGCGATCCGGCAAAGCCAATCATCCTTGAAAGCCTAGAGTTCCCGGATCCGGTGATTCATGTGGCCGTCGAGCCAAAGACTAAGGCTGACCAGGAGAAGATGAGTCGGGCGTTGTTCGCTCTTGCCGAAGAAGACCCGACGTTTCGGGTGCGTTCTGACCAGGAGACTGGGCAGACGGTCATCTCTGGCATGGGTGAACTGCACCTTGAAGTCCTCGTTGATCGCATGCTACGCGAGTTCAAGGTGGATGCCAACGTGGGTAAGCCGCAGGTTGCCTACCGCGAGACGATTCGAAAGCCAGTAGAGCGCATCGAGGAGCGCTACGTTCGCCAGACGGGTGGACGTGGTCAGTATGGCCACGTTGTCATCAACGTCGAGCCACTCGGTGCCGGAAGCGGTTATGAGTTTGTCGATAAGATTACTGGTGGCGTCATCCCCAAGGAATACATCCCCTCAGTGGACGCGGGTATTCAGGAGGCGCTCTCGTCGGGAGTGCTCGCCGGATATCCAGTGGAGGATCTGCGGGTCACCTTGGTGTTTGGCTCCTATCACGACGTTGACTCCTCTGAGATGGCGTTTCGTATTGCGGGTTCCATGGCGGTAAAGAAGGCGGTGCGGGCTGCAAATCCGGTGCTGCTCGAGCCGATCATGGCGGTTGAGGTGGTGACCCCTGATGATTACATGGGGGACGTCATCGGAGATCTCTCGTCTCGGCGTGGCCGGGTCGAGGGCATGGATCAGGTTGGGAATAACCAAGTTATTCGCGCCCTGGTTCCATTGTCGGAGATGTTTGGTTACGCTACCGACTTGCGTTCTAAGACGCAAGGTCGGGCGACGTATACCATGCAGTTCCACGCGTATCAAGAAGTCCCGGATTCGATTGCGGCGGAGATCGTCCGCAAGGTCCGAGGCGAGTAG
- the rplW gene encoding 50S ribosomal protein L23, translated as MHAGDRYQILRRPLVSEKSYQLMDAGVYTFEVDTDATKIDVRKAVEQLFEVKVAKVNTLNRKGKSTRNRRTGKISFRPDTKIAYVTLREGFAIELLQR; from the coding sequence ATGCACGCTGGAGATCGCTATCAGATCCTTCGCCGTCCACTTGTGTCGGAGAAGAGTTATCAGCTGATGGATGCGGGTGTCTATACCTTTGAGGTGGACACCGATGCCACCAAGATCGACGTCCGTAAGGCTGTTGAGCAGCTCTTCGAGGTGAAGGTTGCCAAGGTCAACACCTTGAACCGTAAGGGTAAGTCGACCCGTAATCGTCGCACTGGGAAAATCAGCTTTCGTCCGGATACCAAGATTGCGTACGTGACCCTTCGCGAGGGTTTCGCAATCGAATTGTTGCAGAGGTAG
- the rpsG gene encoding 30S ribosomal protein S7 has product MPRKGPIQPRFIPADPIYHSVLVAQFVNKVLVSGKKSVAEHIVYRALDIVAEKVGSDPVAVLKRAVDNTRPDTEVRSRRVGGTTYQVPVLVKPRRANSVAIRWIVTNAKGRREKTMVERLANEILDASNGVGASVKRRDDTHKMAESNRAFMHYRW; this is encoded by the coding sequence ATGCCCAGGAAGGGACCCATTCAGCCAAGGTTTATCCCGGCAGACCCGATCTATCACTCAGTCCTTGTCGCACAGTTCGTGAACAAGGTTCTCGTCAGTGGCAAGAAGTCGGTTGCGGAGCACATTGTCTATCGCGCGCTCGACATCGTCGCTGAGAAGGTCGGTAGCGATCCAGTCGCAGTGTTGAAGCGTGCGGTGGACAATACTCGCCCCGATACTGAGGTGCGCTCGCGACGGGTTGGCGGCACTACGTATCAGGTTCCGGTTTTGGTTAAGCCTCGGCGGGCTAACTCAGTTGCGATTCGGTGGATTGTCACCAACGCCAAGGGCCGCCGGGAAAAGACCATGGTTGAGCGGTTGGCGAATGAGATCTTGGATGCCTCCAATGGCGTTGGTGCCTCGGTGAAGCGTCGCGATGATACTCATAAGATGGCGGAGTCAAACCGGGCATTCATGCATTACCGCTGGTAG
- the tuf gene encoding elongation factor Tu: protein MAKQKFERSKPHLNIGTMGHIDHGKTTLTAAITKVLSESNPNVKFKPFDQIDKAPEEKARGITIAISHVEYETDKRHYAHVDMPGHADYIKNMITGAAQVDGAILVVAATDGPMPQTREHVLLARQVGVPYIVVALNKADMVDDEELLDLVELEVRELLNEYEFPGDDTPIVRVSALKALEGDKEWEEKILELMAAADDYIPEPERPLDRPFLMPIEDVLTIPGRGTVVTGKVEAGKVKVSEEVEIVGLRPTQKTVVTGVEMFNKELGEGMAGDNVGVLLRGVKRTDVERGQVVCKPGSITPHTEFEANVYVLSKEEGGRHKPFFNHYRPQFYFRTTDVTGSIMLPEGTEMAMPGDNISIKVELGKPIAMDEGLRFAIREGGRTVGAGRVVKIIK from the coding sequence ATGGCAAAGCAGAAGTTCGAGCGAAGTAAGCCTCACTTGAACATCGGAACCATGGGTCATATTGACCATGGTAAGACGACGTTGACGGCAGCGATTACCAAGGTATTGTCTGAGAGTAATCCAAATGTGAAGTTTAAGCCTTTCGATCAGATCGATAAGGCCCCGGAAGAGAAGGCTCGTGGCATCACCATCGCCATCTCGCATGTTGAGTACGAGACCGATAAGCGGCATTATGCCCACGTCGATATGCCTGGACACGCTGACTACATCAAGAATATGATCACCGGTGCCGCCCAGGTTGATGGTGCGATCTTGGTCGTCGCGGCAACGGATGGTCCAATGCCCCAGACTCGTGAGCACGTTCTGCTTGCCCGTCAGGTTGGTGTCCCCTACATTGTCGTGGCGCTTAATAAGGCGGACATGGTCGATGATGAGGAGCTGCTCGACCTCGTCGAGCTTGAGGTCCGAGAGTTGCTGAACGAGTATGAGTTCCCAGGTGACGATACTCCTATCGTTCGTGTTTCGGCCCTGAAGGCACTCGAGGGCGACAAGGAGTGGGAGGAGAAGATCCTCGAGCTGATGGCTGCGGCCGACGATTACATCCCAGAGCCTGAGCGACCACTCGATCGCCCATTCCTGATGCCTATTGAGGACGTGTTAACCATTCCTGGTCGTGGCACCGTTGTCACCGGCAAGGTCGAGGCCGGCAAGGTCAAGGTATCCGAAGAGGTGGAGATCGTTGGTTTGCGACCGACGCAAAAGACCGTTGTTACCGGCGTCGAGATGTTCAACAAGGAGCTTGGAGAAGGCATGGCAGGAGACAACGTTGGTGTCCTGTTGCGTGGCGTCAAGCGTACCGATGTTGAGCGTGGTCAGGTAGTCTGCAAGCCCGGTAGCATTACACCGCATACCGAGTTTGAGGCCAATGTCTATGTGCTCTCAAAGGAAGAGGGCGGTCGTCACAAGCCGTTCTTTAACCATTATCGTCCTCAGTTCTACTTCAGGACCACGGACGTCACTGGTAGCATCATGTTGCCTGAAGGAACTGAGATGGCGATGCCTGGTGACAACATCAGCATCAAGGTCGAGCTAGGCAAGCCGATTGCGATGGACGAGGGTCTCCGTTTCGCTATCCGTGAGGGTGGTCGAACCGTTGGCGCTGGTCGCGTCGTGAAGATCATCAAGTAG
- the rpsS gene encoding 30S ribosomal protein S19, producing MPRSLKKGPFVDDHLLKKVDDLNEKNEKRVIKTWSRRSTIIPDMVGHTIAVHDGRKHVPVYLTESMVGHKLGEFAPTRTFRYHAGQEKTARRR from the coding sequence ATGCCCAGAAGTCTGAAAAAGGGTCCCTTTGTCGATGATCATCTCCTCAAGAAGGTAGATGATCTCAATGAGAAGAACGAGAAGCGGGTCATCAAGACCTGGTCACGTCGGTCTACCATTATCCCAGACATGGTCGGTCACACCATTGCGGTCCATGATGGACGCAAGCATGTCCCCGTCTACCTCACCGAGTCGATGGTTGGGCACAAACTTGGAGAGTTCGCGCCTACCAGAACGTTCCGCTACCACGCTGGACAAGAAAAGACGGCGAGGAGAAGATAG